In the genome of Amphiura filiformis chromosome 11, Afil_fr2py, whole genome shotgun sequence, the window atcattttcatcgtttgcatcaaaaacgtatgtggtatttgcaacgagtatattgtgtaaatataatcatagtcggcaggagtaggcttaaattacattttatgactgaaatttattaaagcgctttcaaagaaacttatagtaagtatagaaagtaaaatataggtagacatacagaaaaaaaaaagaaagacggacattggcaaaaattaatagaacgacgaatataatatgatgaaggatattgtaaaaaaaaaaaaaaaaagaaaagaaaaagaaatctaaataaattcaggggctcgaacccgtgtccactgcgcctgtggcagatgccgtatccattgcgccacagagctgtgtaacttcaacagacttaaactataatataatgctattcaacatgcatgtatataaatatacgctctacacacgatatacagtccaaaaaaataaatttacggcatttgtttcattaactgaatatttatcatatagcaggtgttggctgacattgtgctccacatttagttcagtttttgtccgggataaatgactacgggacaaaatcggacggtatacacgtctttaaagagtaaagaattttaatataatattactttctttttctttttacaaacgtgtatatcgttcgattttgtcccaaaatcattttcctcagcccaaaactgaaatatatgtggagcacaaatgtcagccaacacctgctatatgataaatattcagttaatgaaacaaatgccgtaaaagtgcgatttgtttgactgtttatcgtccgtatcgcgtatatttatatacatgcatcttgtatagcattatattacagtttaagcctgttaaagtaatacagctctgtggtgcaatggatacggcatctgccacaggcacagtggacacgggttcgagcccctgaatttatttatgtatctttttcttttctttttgttattattttacaatatccttcatcatattatattcgcgttctattaattttgccaatgtccgccccttctttttttctgtatttgttgcttcatttgtggtaaacggcggtaaattgggaaaacaagtgtgcatgggttcgattcctttatttgttttttgatcacgagatgttgtgataacttttattttcttctatagctgtaatgtaacattttaattggtggaaacaataattttccattttaaaacccaagtttttgacagttaaagtgacgaatagtgaacttagacagggccaaaatatcgttttaagacattttaagtgaccagtccctaaatgtcaaatgtagccatccaaaattttttaggtaaagccacatgataagatctctaactgctccaaatttggtgtcaatatcatatttacttttttgagttataagcaaaaaactgaaattagatgatttttttcaacttttcaaatacaaccatggccaaaatgtgttgggacacttatggaaaagcgtacactatagtatgaccttatttccgttattattaacgtgataaagtggaggtttctttggtgtcaagcctaaacactttcctaacaccccaaccctccccttccccaccaatcaatgttgggtgccacaaggctcgtgtgaccaaaaaagtcgaattcaacattgatcgggggagtgggggggggggggcttatttacattaccctatcaaacccgtcccaacacttatggccagcattgtagctctgggtaaagattaaaattcatttaagaacTTTCTTAAAATAAATGTGTGTTTTTTCCTCTTTGCAGGGAACAGCAGCTGTCAAACTTGTTACATGAAAAGAAGTACTTGAAAGCCATTGGTCTAGCCATAACACTTGACCAACCATTCAAACTGCTGGGTATTGTCAAAAGTAAGTTTAGTattcaattcaaagtagtttattcacaTATGCATTTCTATCCTACATAGCAATCACATAATAACAAGGCACATGAAACAATATAGTTGTATAACAAAATATTAGTATAAGAATAATTAATAAGGTACGGTATAATATATTAAAACACAGTATAAGGAAGTCTAACGCCTCACAACTATATTATTCAAAGCTGTTGTAGCCATATTAAAACCTGATATACtttataaaatgtcattttaagttTTCAGATTTTTGCACCTGGTTGAGCCAAAAGCTGTATATTAATGACAAATACGgtacttaagggatgggtttatttgtttgtaaatggaggagaaatgggaggattttggcatgtttgctgtgattgtttgcctagcaatattgatcacaagtacacaattgatggtgcatatcaaggaccaaactctataggtttatatttgagcatgatcacttctgtaaggtcatgggaaattatgtaaatcggcttttatatttgatgttgcatatcggctcacgcacttttttttgtagccagtatttcacaaagtccctgtactctgatgaccctatgactttttgctggtatgttgagtactttaaacaattaattatagtacttcctactttaggaacatgcatatgccttaatgtatgtcgaccatgtcaacaacccagtgtagttttacatggttggaaaagtctatttcctttcactattttgccaatcataattcataaattgtccaacttttttgacaaaaaagagttttgcaacttttccgccagcaaggaaacacaaattaatgtgtatccagtgcgtcctttacgtttaaatagttcagtttattgtcaagttgtgcctctatacgccatatttacggaattgatgatacaaGCTGATACAGaaattttgaacccaaatttcttgaaatatacattaccttttcaacttcttgccacgaaattggattcataagaaggtcaaatacaagccttccattatggctggtatcatcatctcgattggtgtcttgtgttagtattattccatattttgctggtagaagttcaatgaaaccctccataattcacgacttctgtcacttgaagtataaatcagccaacgagcaGGAGCAGCAACAAAACAACAGCTAAAAATCATATTCCAGCAGCATGTAAATTTTTTTGAGTTTTTAATGACGAGTTATTATATGGTAGAATAGGAGTTAGAGCAGAGTGAGGTCTTTGGGATATGGGGATATGTTTGAAGTCGACATGGTCGATGGCGTGTGGGTGTGTGGATGTGGGTGCTACGCGGTGTGTgaggtgtggggtggggtgtgtgtgtgtgtgtgtattaaggGTTGCGTGGTGAGGAGTTAGAAGTGAGAGTTAGGATTCAGAGAGTCATGGGTTAAGGTTTGGGGTTATAaggctaggtttaggtttaggattaaagcttaggttataagttagtgaagtttagggtatagaacaaaattgctgggttttggactaatgacctcaAGAATATCGGCGTGTAACCCATAACTTACCACtgtcttgaatattaattaagttttatcctaattgtgaacaaaaagaaagaccttcatattgcatgaatgtttaattaactgaaacatttaacctcaatgactttatgaaaataatgccaccagttaagggcaaaaatcaggaaaatgtacattatttggaAGGCATAAAGTGAATGACGTTTGAGCGTGAAATTTTAACGTTGATATTtcccaaaccttttttttttacatatttgtgaaTTTTACACGTGCCCCATGGCACCTTATTGACTCAAATAAAGTTGCTGTTTTTATAGAGGATAAcggatgaatttttatttatttatttatttatttatttatttatttatttattattattattattattattattattattattattattattattattattattattattattattattaattattaattaattaattaattaattaattaattaattaattaattaattaattaattaattaataattatttatttcatttacctcatcatttcagctttaaatgttattacgtatattatttcatcatctttcaagattcaaatttgacaagaattTCACATTATGGTGTTAAATGTTGTACATTCCTGTTATAAATAACTATCATGTGGAAGACCAGTAAATTAAGGTGAAACTGTTTCTGCTATACGTGTCTGtctattagaaaattaataataaatgaaatgtaaGTCCTCAACCGCACAGGTGCTGCTATCACACAAAGCACACATCACTCCgaacattttaagccgaaatgatGAGGTAACCACATCCTAACACAAGCCCCCACCCATACATGCATCATCATGTTACGTCTAAAAACATGCAAAACTCTGCAAACTAACTCACAACTCCCCAATAAATGATTTCCCAAAAATGCAGATTAACGCTGTCCGGTCACccatgtgtgtccaaattgcacatcttgaattgagaccaagacatgctgttatttcaattgttataccgttcggttggtttattacctaccattgcctacgagatgcagttctaaggtgacagagggacaggtctgcaattcgattccacaaccattcatacctttcatctgttttattgtattatcgtgcgaattgctccgtggtaccttacgggtacctgaattttatttgaatgaagatgactctgtcatgctttcgacatcatattgcataatttctatacagtatatgcaataaaccaaccagaacagtataacaattgaaataataggcagttctaagataggttaagaagaatataacgtcacaattctgtattattattcaaggttgtagcgatgtgtctatgctgtcatgtaggcctacctggcaacagacacgccccagtacaaacagatgaaatttgtagaaaagcgtgattatgacaaaaacattaaaaatgatactttgaggtattgttttttaatttttgtatggcagatcatacatacacatgtgctgaggtcaaaaaggtaaaaattttgtttttgacccctgactcacctgtcattccaaacaaccccttaagtagataaattagctacatgtatctgAATGAGAGCTTCAACTCAGTCAATACtactgttttcctcattttttgctAATCTGTTCATTTAAAataatacctaatgacaattttaatgactttctatccttcacttttaatattttttacactttcactaggatcactgaataggcctttaagtgCTTTGTTTGTTTACTGTTGATGATGCGTTAACcgtatgagaactacctgcctattggtcaaaaagaagtttcattatcaattggaccaatcagcaacattgttagaataatttcaccacacaaaaaaatttgggtgaattatttgtaaagctccattctgattggtgattaaagtgaagataccatgtaattgaccaatcagaggcaatgttagatcggcaggtagtgctcagggggttaaaactgAGTTGTTCTATTACAGCCATCATGGAAGAACCAGAGGGATTGGATGGCTTGACACATACACTGGGCAAGCTTAGACAGGATCAGATAGGTGAGTTTATTTATAACGGATACATTATTTATAACGGATACATTTCTTAGCCACTACCACTACAGGGTTCAACTACTGGTTTTAAGATGACCACTCTTTGAATTATTTACACAGAAAAAATACTTGACCAATTCGCcctaatgtggcagtgacatcaatcaatgcatatttcattgggcgcagcttccaAGTCGCTAGCGTTCACTCAAAGCACTGGTGATGGTGTGCGCTTTAAAGACACAGCATAGATGAGCATGAGAAACAGCTGCCTCAGTGCTTTTGACATCACTGCCTCATCAAGGTAGAAAATGAtttttgtttaagggggtactacactcctggccaattttgtgcctacttttgcatttttcccaaaaattataacacattggtgacaagtaagatatgtatattataggggcaaggactacaactactgtactgaaaattcagcaactcaaagcaagtagttattgatttattgatcaaatagtggttttccctcatttttgactgtaactccacaactgttgcctgtgctgaaataaaatttccagtgcagtagttgtagtccttgcccctataatatacatatctttcttgTCCCCAGtgcgctgtaatttttgagaaaaatgcaaaaatagtcacaaaattgagcaggggtgtagtacaggggtgtctattcttccagacaattgaaattattccctcaccctaccgcgctgtgtcacatccgtccccagattcttccccaactgagaTCCCCCAAAAAGGACCCAAAAGGGATAATGTTAGGCTGGTTGAGCTGTCTACATGTAGttttccttattttcttgttccctTCCTTCCCTGACTGGATATAGGTGTGTTGTCAGACCAAGAAACTTCTTTTCAACTGTTAAGCTAAGTTGTGAATTGTTTtattctgtcttccctaaaaacatcaaattcttagatagtacagtctggacactgaatCATTGCATCTAAGGAGTGATTAGGACTAATGGTTCAATGGGAAGACAGGCTGGCAAACacctctaggctctttattattttcagagctagcTGTGATTTATCATTTacttacaggggtgtgagagttcagcttttttgtgttgattttcagcttttttgtaccagtacacttgctctgtacaaaagtataggatcttcccaaaCTGCAGCTTTTTGCTAGGTGTTTTTAGCTTTTTGCTAACTGTGTTCAGCGTATATGTGGTGACTCACATGCCCCTGATTTATAaagccttagaattaaaattcttctgtagcaTAGTTTGGAGAttgccactgaactattgcatctaggcctagggaaggataatcaaggacttggatctgaagctgaggtttaaaagggaagataaacttggactaattgatggttctgtcttcccttagaatcccaaatgcttcccttagataggcagatgtccaaactaaaaGAAAAtagattttgtatgaaatatgcaaagcagagcTCCCTTAATCTTTGTGTGCATTACTTCATAATAGTATcagtcactattgcccaggcaggaTTACTGACCCAACTTTCCCTGTTTTATGCTTAAGTCCATGGtttccctcaaaataattatttttgggatgggaatgtgtaaaagccaagggaccactacatgtatgctaatgctacatgtatgtacctattataattcttcccttaatgacacttgatgaattcacctaccCTGTGGAGCATGTTCCAGTTAcacattttccccccaaattagttaattatatttttaatcttccttgaatcctgttgactttcttctgtttttcccctctttttttttttctttttcaaaatgcaaaattcttccccaaaggggtaaaattattccctcccctttgggggagattaacggaagaataaacgcccctggtgtagtacccccttaaagcacagGAAAACCATATTGACATTGAATTTTACATTGTTAAGAACATAATAGACCCCTTTCTTGAAATTATGTTTTATTGGATCaaatacaatacatgtacatgttaccACTCTCAATCTAGAAGCATAATAGTTTTGTAATTGTAACATATAGTTAACAATAAGTTATCAGGGATGCATTTCACTTTGGGACATTTACAACACATCGTAAGCCCTAAATCCATCACAAGTTAAAAACCCATAGTAACTCTAGCATATAAATCCTATAGAAGAGTTAGGATGAGTTTGGGATTTATGATGAGTTTAGGAGTTACAATGTATCAGAAATATTAGTGAAATGTACCCCAGCTCTTCAATGTACAAAAGTGTTTATTTAGGGGTTAATGACTGTACACAGTTGTTCATCTAAACATTGCGTTTTGGAATCGGGGAATATCAAAAGGGGCATCCGCATATTttacaaataatgaaataaaattggaTCACACCCATTGCGTTTATTCGTGAGGTTACAAATAGTTGTTGACACCTTTTATTCCTCCAATGTTTCCTTGCAGATGCTACTCTCCGTTTTGCCAAGCAGTGGAACACCAATTCTAAGCATTGCCATGTAGCCCAGACAGTCATCTCTATCATCTTAAAAAGAAAACGTCCCGAGGTACTCCTGGATAATCCGGACATGCAACAGACGCTAGAAGGACTTATTCCTTATACAGGTAATCTTTTACAGCGATCTTTTTGAATCGTTTTACAATCCAAGTTATCAGATGTCTGCAGAGAATTATGTTTCTTTTGAACATAGCTTATGTGGAAAAGGATGGAATATGGCATCTACGGGCCGTAATTTTATTGAACTTGGGACAAAAATCGCTCAAAGCAAATCAGAAAGAACCTTGGGTTAATAACCTACAGTGGAAGTGGGAATGGTGTAGTTAATGGCAATGGCacatgcccggaggatttaaaccgtAACGAGATCTgggtgaccaatcacaagccagatccatttaaagatgcattacatcatggccaattttagtaggccaaaaATTTGACAATCTTTCCatagaaacatgtgtaaagcatgttaaccacaatccaaagtaagtagtTCACTTGGGAAgcaaacaaacagagggagtacggtgactgaaaagatcagatgtgaaaatctatcaattgtacacaaattaatacaaatcaagtGGTTTATGCTTAAATATAATAGCCAGAGTGTgtactacggagaagtctaggctAAATCGCGAGCACAACTGAAAGGTaaatttctgtttttttgatCAGAGGCAACCCACATCCCTGAATCTTATTCGGGGAGGGGATGGGAGGGATGGGGATTAAGTCAAGAAATTTTTGACTGGGTAAAATGGGAAAATTCATCATTTTTGGcttagaaaatgttttattttgacaGGGAGGGGCAAATTCTCTCCCCCGGCACTGCCACTTgaagttacatgcattttaaagaaTATTTACCAGGTATATAATGTTcaaaatgggtgacttcattaaCAGACACTCGCTccaatttaaccaccaaaatttaATACTAATAGTATTATGGGTGGTACCTATACCTATTAGGCTATCATTTTTTAAATCTAGGCTATATATTTTGAtacacttaaaggaggatttcgtgatcctagcatcctctttttatgacattttcagtagatatccacgaaaaaagcttatttccaaaatttcagttgattccgattttgcgtttgcgagttatgcatgattatgtgtattacactgctccatagacaatgtgttgtaatttcgttctggtggaccagaacgaaattcaaatttggcgatatttttgctaaacgaattaatctgcaagaaatatttggtacataaacattatgtagccagaggtatccagtggtgtaaaaatctcaactttttttgggaaaagtggggggatgaggctgtggatcacgaaatgcccctttaataccaAACTGCCGTATACATGTAGCAATTTGTTTCCAAACATCatatataccgtaaccactcgggtataagcccacccccctaggtggcagatttcacttcaaaaatgggggtgggcttataagcGGGGAAGGGCTACtgcatgaatttaaaaataagaacaatcatctcccatttgtatatgcccaatgtaccagtaatttctatcatctatgtcaatttcttaaaattataagtgtggaatgttaattatcaactgatatttttttatatttgttcttaaaagggcattttgtgatccacagcctcatccccccacttttctcaaaaaaaagttgagatttttatattaatggaaacctctggcaacataatgtttatgtacaaaatatatcttgcagattaatttgtttagcaaagatattgtgaaatttgaatttcgttctggtataccagaacgaaagtacaacgcattgtctatggagcagcaggccttgccgtttgaggcgagcgatcactctcgctcgccaccgcttgcccaaactcaatttctagtgagcgattttccactcaccatagaCAATAAATGTCGCTCGCTGCGAAACACCCAAATTGAATCTAAATTACATTGAAGTTTTAGCACTTCCAATGTATTCAATTTATCGTAATAGACTAGTCTTGATTTCTGAAAGACAGGATATCAGCAGTGTGTAAGTGTGTCATACTGATTGCTCTTtcagacctagagagtgattcgaccactagcgagtgattcgaccactagcgagtgattcgattactcgcctagcatcaaggtagcgagcgattgaccactcgcctttgaaATCTATACGGCAAGGcctggagcagtgtaatacacataatcatgcagaactcgcaaacgcaaaattggaatcaactgaaattttgggagtaggctttttgtggatatgtactgaaaaatgtcataaaaagaggatgctaggatcacgaaatactccttttgaGAGCATTGaattgatttaagaacttggccaaaatttagtactgggcttatacccgagtgcacccttgttcccagaatgttttgaaaaatagggggtgggcttatataGAAAAAAAATCAGACCATTCATGTTAATGATTACAAACATAAAATTATTATacaccaagtaaaaaaaaatgtataagaAACCACCAAAATAGCCAAAAGCACACACATTTGATAACAATTTGTGCAAGCACAAACTATGATGTGTGTTATTACAATTTTACACAATTCCAATTTGGCACAAATCTGTGAGTTAATTAACACAAAGAGCCTTCATAGTAAGGTGtgggcaataattatgtgtacatcTGGGCTGAATTATAGAATGATTTTTTTTCAGATAGAAAGTGATATCTGACACTGGTTTTTTTTGGGGTACCATTTTGATATTACCCCCTAAAACGGTagaaaaatgttcaaatattcAGAATGTTACGCTCACTTGTGCGTAAAATTTGGTCTCCCCAAAATCTGGCATGTGCACATGTGTAAAGGGGAGGCAACAATTTGttggcacaaaaaaaaaaaaaggagagggGGTTTGCACAGTCAAAGGTGTAGCAATATTAGGCAGTAAGGCAGACCACTGAGATATTACCCCCCtgcatacacataattattgcatggCCCCTGAATGTTTAACATGTAAACAGATACAAGATTGCTTCACACGCTGTGCTGGATACACAAgatatttacaatattttacataataatttggtGAAGGTTTACCGACCCAAACATGTGAGATCTCTGGAAGCAAAAAAAAGAAGTAACTTATTCTCGTTAAaaagtgttttttgttgttgttgtatttttacagaattgtTAAAAAGATTTTTATTAATTGGTGGCACAAATGGACAGGAACACATGTTTAAGCTTTTCTACCAAAATGCTTTTTTTTAGGTGAAATCACATTTGGAACCTGAAACTGGCATGATAAAGTGTGTAAAATACTTACGTTTTTTTGTCCGGTTTTGCCACCAAATTTAAATCAGAGCTTGACAATattgtaaaattataaaattgtaaaaacCAGTTATTGAGTCAGTGATCACATGCCATTCTATTGCGTTGGTCGCAACATCATAGTTGAGGACTTCAGGGTTTCCCAATTATTTTTCCATTTAAACCATGTCATTCCTGTTGAGTTGAGTTGTGCTGGATATACATACCTTCCATTCAGGCTAGCCCAAGCACAGGTCCTATACCACCAAGCACCATGGAAGCTTACACCACAGTTACCGCCCCAGCCATCATTATCCCTATCTTTAGTTGTGAATGCGGTGCTATTACTATAGGCCATTGAGTCACCAGCAGTACCACTGTATCCACCAACAGTAAGTCTATAATTTGATGCTTCATCACCGATGTGAAAAGACTGATAATTTGCATATGCTGCCCCACCATAGAAATCTTCCAGAAGGATCTTTAGTTCCCAAGATCCAGAGCTTGTCAGTAGATGTAGCAATTGTAGTCCAGCCCAAAACTCTCCCTCTAAGTTTCCAAACCCTGTAACATATTCATCCCATCCACGATAAAAGTCTATGGATCCATCATATCTTCGCTGGAATACAGTCCAACCACCCCCGTCTATTTCTGTGTCACAATATACATCAACCGACAAGCCAGTGCTTGGGTTTACTGCATAGATTCCAGAAAACTCTTGTGTTAGTTTAAGATCTGAGCACCCATGTAATGTGTTAAAGAGCAAAATTCTGTTTTGCCCATGAAATTCTTTGGTGAGAATGTCAGTCAAGTTTTGAATTTGTCGATTTTGCATCTCTAAAAGTGCGACTGATTGCTCATCGGCTGATATGTCAGTACTGCTGACAATAGCTGTTGAATTCTGATTTAACAGTTCAATCTGAGTGGCTTGCTGGTCTAGTACAAGTGGTAACGACCGGGAGATGTTCTCCAGAGTTTCTTGCTGCTTCTCTAGTACAGACACTACAGTATTCATGGTGGATGACATGTTCTGCAGCTGCTGAGTTTGCATCTGCAGGAGGGCTGCTACTTGATTGAAAGTATTTGCCATCTGTGATTGGGTGTTGCTTATTTGAGCCAAAGTAGCAAGAATCTGAGTTTGGCTTTGACTCATCTCAGTCAGAGTATCACAAGTCTGACTTTGAGTGTCAACCATCTGAGTAACAGTGTTCAAAGTCTGGCTTTGAGTATCAGCCATCCGAGTAACAGTGTTCAAAGTCTGACTTTGAGTGTCAGCCATCCGAGTAACAGTGTTCAAAGTCTGACTTTGAGTATCAGCCATCTGAGTAACAGTGTTCAAAGTCTGACTTTGAGTATCAGCCATCTGAGTAACAGTGTTCAAAGTCTCATTTTGAGTGTCGGTCATCTGAGTCAAGACATGTCGTTGATTCTCATGAGTTACAAGCTGTCTTCGAAGTAGACTACTGGTTTCTTGCAGGACAGAAGTCATGTTAGTATACGTATCATTGACATTCTGCAATAGAGAGATGGTCTGTTGAAATCCAGGGCCTATAGCTGTTATTTGACCGTTAACTCCACCAAGTGTTGCCGTACATGTAGTGATGAAAATAATGACTGCAAACTTGATCACAAACACCGCCATGATCAACTTTTCAATGATgatattttgaatttgattttgttgGAACCAATATAATTTCTGCACTGTTAATACATCGAAGGTAAACTCTATGCACAAATTGGTTCAATCTAGTTTTGCAATTGGGTATATAgtaatatatttgtgtgtatAACAAAGACATGTATATTTCCTGGTTCATGTGAGTTCAATTGTCGCAGTGAAAAGCAAGTGtctttatttactttattttcaTGCTTCTGTGCGTTTGACGTCAACAAAAT includes:
- the LOC140164944 gene encoding uncharacterized protein, with protein sequence MAVFVIKFAVIIFITTCTATLGGVNGQITAIGPGFQQTISLLQNVNDTYTNMTSVLQETSSLLRRQLVTHENQRHVLTQMTDTQNETLNTVTQMADTQSQTLNTVTQMADTQSQTLNTVTRMADTQSQTLNTVTRMADTQSQTLNTVTQMVDTQSQTCDTLTEMSQSQTQILATLAQISNTQSQMANTFNQVAALLQMQTQQLQNMSSTMNTVVSVLEKQQETLENISRSLPLVLDQQATQIELLNQNSTAIVSSTDISADEQSVALLEMQNRQIQNLTDILTKEFHGQNRILLFNTLHGCSDLKLTQEFSGIYAVNPSTGLSVDVYCDTEIDGGGWTVFQRRYDGSIDFYRGWDEYVTGFGNLEGEFWAGLQLLHLLTSSGSWELKILLEDFYGGAAYANYQSFHIGDEASNYRLTVGGYSGTAGDSMAYSNSTAFTTKDRDNDGWGGNCGVSFHGAWWYRTCAWASLNGRYVYPAQLNSTGMTWFKWKNNWETLKSSTMMLRPTQ